The genomic segment GATGTTCAGATAATGCTGAAGAACAAGCTGAGGAACATGAGAACTTACCAGCAGACATAGAAGTATGTCTGCAAATGGATTACACATCTGAAACTGTTGCACATGATATTCCCACATATCCAGAGAGTGATTCGGGAAATACGATTGACCAAGCTGAAATCATCAACCATAGCCAGTCCGACCTCACCACAAAAAGTTACGCTTATTCTAATACCAAAGAGGAACTTCTACCTGCTGAAGGCCAACAAAACCTGTGTTTCACAACACAAGGAAATTTGGAGGCTTTAGATCAGACAAGTAAGGATGAGCACATTTTTGATTCAAAGGAAACATCGATCAGCAACCCAGTTGGAGTCAACAGTACCCTGAGTCAGATGGGTAAAGGTGGGATTCTTGTAGAGAGTATTACGCAAAATCCTAAAGAGACCAGACATCAGGATAATTCTCTGACCACAGATGAGCAAACTGATGCTGGGTCACATGGGAGCAGAAGAAAGCTGGGGTCTAGCCGGAGAAAAAAGGGAAGACAACAGGGTAAAGAATCTCAAGAGGAAGTTTTGGAAAATACAAGCGGTgataaaacttttgaaatgccTATAATGTCATTAGAAACGAAGACAGTAGAGCAGGAAGAACAGAGAGAAGAAACTAAGCATGAAATTATCTTGTCTGTTTCACATGACAGCTCCATGTCTCTAATTCCTCCAGTTATTTCTTCTCATGATCAGAGCACCTCTGTGCCAACAAATTGTGATGAAATTAATGATGAAGATGTGCAGAGTTTaactctgaaaaatgaaaatcttcGTGAAGATGCAGATGACAcaaaatctgatgttttaacTTCAGAtgaggcaaaacaaaatgtttttcatggaGACCCCAGAAATgctgtttcagaaaatgttgtGCATGAAGAAGTTCATTCAACACAAATTCAGGACAGTGTGCAAACCGATTCAGATAAAATTTTTGCAGATGATGCTACAGAGAATGTTGACATTATTTCCAGAGCTCTTACTGATAAAACTGAAGAATCTGAGATCAACATGAACAGTATTGATGATATTACATCACTACAGAAAGCATGCCCTTCAAAAGGAATTATCTCAGCAGCTCCAGGtctgaaaaatgaagaaacaatCCAGCAGGATGTACAACCCAACACTGATCATATAGTTAATCAGAACAATGAAGGACTCTGCCTTCAAATGAcgggaaaaaaaattgctatgTCAAACCACcagtcagaaaatgtttcatcaggTTCCAATCCTCTGGATTCCTCTGAGCGTGTGGAAGAACAGACAAAAGTGGACGTCCACATCAGAAGAAAACTAGGATCCAGTCGTAGAAATAAAGGCAGGGGTAATGCAAAAGATATAGGTCAACCTATAACAGAGGTTGACCTCAATGCAAGTAGGAATGAACttggtgaaaaaacaacagagacagTAGCACAGGACCAGGAACCTTTAATGGGAATTGTGCTGGATGAAACAGAGGAAAATGACTCTTCTCAGACCAAAGATGCAAATATAAACACTTCTTTTTGCATGACTGTAGGCATGCAGCTATCACCCATTGTTGATCAAGAGGATAGTGACACATCATGTTGCACGCAGGTTACAGATAAGGAAGTACCCAAACACCACAGCAGAGATCATGATGAATACAGAGAGCTGCAGGATGGAAATTTACAGGAAAGCACATCATTGCCTGAACCACATGCAGGTCCTCCTCCAGCCGAATtgcatgcagaaaaaaacagcagctgtgaaCATACAGAACCTGAAAGTGGGGATGGGGATGCTTTCAAGAAAGCTTTTGAACAGGAGACCGAGCCTGAACAGAACCAAAAGATGCTCGAAGCAACTGAAAAAGAGAGTGATGATATTACAGAATATCCTGAGGCATTTTCCAGAAATTTGttcactgaaaatgaaaaggatGCAATGAATGAGATAACTGAAATATTGCAGCcagataaaaatgtacaaagtgaACAGCTTAGTGAACCACCGGAAAGAACCACAGAAAAAGGGAGCAGCATGCAAAATGCTCAAGTTGTGTACAGCATTGAGCAAGGTGCTGTTTCATCGCcacaagaaatgttttgtacTGATGGGGAAGAGCATCGACACATAATTTTATCTATGGCTGCAGAAACTCATTATCTACTTGATATTCAGAGTAAAGAACAGAAAGAGCAGaataaaacaggacaaatgCAGGAGATGCATCAGATCTCATTTCCAAATGACAAGTCTCGCAGAGAAACTATGCAGTCAGATAAAGATGTTACTTTGGACTCTCATCCTCAGGACAATTATCAAGACCTAAAAGATGACGCTCACCCAGGCCTCAAAGCATCAGGAAACAGGAGAAAACTAGGGTCAAGTCGGAGAACTAAAGGAAGAAAACATGGCCAGGTTAATGAGCAAaaccaagaaaacaaagacGAAGCTTTAGAAAATACAGGAGatgatgaaacaacaaaaatattagctGGAAGACAGGAAGAATTAGAAAACTTCATACTGCCTAAAACCTTAGCAACATTTAGCTCACCTGTGACTGAAAagctgctgaaggaaaacaCAGTTTCTTCACATGTTTTGGAGGACAGCACAATcgcaaaatcagattttaattcaGACTCAAACcaagaaaatgcaataaaatccaatgtagaaacaaaagaaaaagatgcaaaactTATTGATGAGACTGAGGATTCGACTCAGCTTACAGGACATGACACAAACAAAACGGGTTTGATGCAATCAGGCCAAGACTCTGTATTGAGCAGTGACTCAGATATGCACAGTATCTTATTTCATGATGGCGTTATCAGCCCAAAGTCAGAAAGTGTTTATGTCATTCATCAAGAAGAAGCcttacaaagacaaaagagagaaGCTTTATCTCGTGAAAAAGACCCATTGGGAGCCGAAGTCCATTTGAAAGAGACAAACAAAGAGATCgaaacagctggatttataaaAGAAGTCTGCAGTTCACAGGTGGAAAGCTCAATGGATTTGCAAAATCCTGAAAAGGGTGAAGTGGAAGGGAAATATATGTATgccagaaagcagaaaaatacttcaaatgaGTTCGTTTCTGCTTCACAGGAGCCAGCTATGGATGCATCATATGAAGGAGGAATTTCCACAACAATAAACCCACTGAAGAGTCAAGGAGAAAAACCTCAAGAAACatcaaaacagaagaagagaaagattGGATCTTCTCGCAGGATTCCATTGAACAGAAAACGAGATGGTGAGAGACATGAGAGAGATGAGGCAGAAGAAAGCGACTTTAGCGCAAAAGCTGAGATGACAAATCTGAGCGAGATGGAGGTTGTGGGGAAAGTACTGGTAAATGAAGAAGTGCTACAAGGTAAAGATGTGCAACCACAACAAGAAGCTTCATTGCAACAAAAAACTCCAGAAACCGAAACTGGTGATGGGCTACAAAGCAGTAACACGAGCCTGGCTTTCCCTCCTGAACAATCTGCTTCCATAGATCTTATTTTAGAAACACCAAAACCAGATGATTTTACCAACAGTCAGGCCCAAATATGCTCAGCGGatacagaaagaaagaggagcTCATTAAATCAGCCAGTGTCTTCAAACACTGGCACCCCAGGAGGGAGCTTAGACTGTACACAAGGAGATGAGCGCAGTCCTGAGAGCATAGAGGTAAGCCAAGTCCAAGATGTTCAAGAGCAAATGCCAAGTAGCATGATTGAAAGCATTCACAGTCAAAATCCTGGAATGAGGAATGGAAGTCCGGATTTAACTCCAACcaacaggagaagaaaaatggGCTCTACACGTAAAAATCTAGGAACACGGACCAAACAGGAAATCCTAGAACCAGAAAAGGAATCCACAGATACTGTATTGTCTTCTGGAGATGTAACTGTGGCAATTGTCtcaggaaagaaagaaacagaattaCAGCTTCACACAGAACACACAGATGACAACATTTATCAAGAAAAACAGAACGAAACTGTGGAAATCAGCCAATTTGGTGAGTCTTTACTAAGAGCTCTGGCTGAGGAAGAGAAGACTGAAGAATCTTCAATCTCACAGacccaaacagcagaaacaagaCGACAGTGGAATCCAAGTGAACTTTCATCCAGCCCTTCCAATGACGGCACATCAGAATCAGCCTTtggagggaggaggaaaaaatTTGGATCAAATCGGAAGTCAGGGTTACAACAAAGAAAACCCGaccaaaatgcacaaaatgaaGATGAAGCTGGAGGACTGATAGAGGGAAGTGCTCTCAAGGCAGCTGAAGGAGAAGAATCATCGGGGCTGAGAAAAATATCAGAGGTAAGTTCcaaaacttgtactttttactgttttcatatgttttttatggtttattATAAGGACACATATTTTAAAGCAtaattttcaaagtaaatatgacacaaacatgtttgtgaAGACCTCGAGTTATGCAATATCTCTGTGCACAGATCACATTGAACTGAGATAATTTAAGGTCCAAGTCTGACAAAAACAAGTATTTGTGGGCAAGTCAGTGTATTTTCCCTCTTAGAAGATCAACATCGAGTGAAGATCAAGTGCTTCTTCCTATTTGTATAAAACATCTTGTACTTGATTGCATTTTTGTTCTAAGAAAACAGTGATGCAACTAACTAAAATGAGGAACATGTGGTCATCACTATGTTTTACATTGTGAAAAGGAGAACATGCATGTATATCTGGCTTCATCAGAAACTTGACACAAGCAGGCTTTAAATAAGACCAGGTGGTTTTTATTCTCGAAGAACACTAAATTAAGTACATTGACATGATATGCATGCTaaagaaatacatataaaaCCAAAAGATCCAGTGATATAGAATAAGTTAAGTATTTTATGTatatctcacttttttttttttttctgcaggttgATGAAAATGGGCAGACACCATCTTCCAGCACTGATATTTTAGAAGCTACGGGGTCTTCAAAATCTATGAGGTAATTCTGGGACTCACTTTAAGCACAGATAATAAACTCAGTTATCTCAGACATACGTGACTAGCTAGCTGTCGCAATGAACTGTTGTTGGATCTGCTTTGTAACACAAACCATAACTCAATAAGAATCATCGTTCAATTGCAGAGTCACCAGTTTCACAGGGAAAACTCAAtatgtattgtttatttaatgaaaagtaaatgCATTAATTTGCTGCATTTGCAACATTGAATAAGTCCAGAAAGGTTAATTTGTGAGAAGCTACATAAAAGTGTCACTTCTAGATTTTGGTCTTTATTTAGTCCATCTGAGCAGAGACTGCACCGCCCACTCTCTGTCTCATTTGCTCTTCATATTCAGTCATCTGTCACCTTTCTGATTGCTCAGAAACCCTAGGTCATCTGTGAAATAGACAAAGTAAGAAATAACAAGTATGCAGTGTAGTGAGGCACTTAAATGCCTCACTACGCTGCATACTAATTTaagtttcatttaattaaacttaaattgtttaattattttatttttctattttattttacaaatataattCAGTCTCatactgaaattttaaaatacaaaacattttctggctGTCTTCCTTTTTTGAATTTCCTAAATGCCAAATCAATAAAAGGCATTTAGGAATAAAGCAAGACTTAATAGGGATGTTTTTGATCACTTATACATTTCTTTGGTactttgtatttccttttaaactgtgtgactTTCGTAAACGTTTTTGGATAACTTTCCACAAGCCTTTCATAACAGTTTGTTGGTATTTCGTCTCATTCATTCTGATTGAACtggattcttttctttttttttcctccaactgTGATGATGGTCATTACAGCCAAATCCTTCAAACTTAGATTCATCAGTATCTATTTGCAAACTAGTTTCTTCCACTCAGTGTCTACAGATAACACTCACCAGCTTCAGCTGATTCTTCACCAGgacatttgcttttgttttggggttgATATGAACAGTTCACACCAAAAGCACATCCAACTCTGAACCAAGTTATGGATCTTCATGATTCTCTCCCTAATATCATGACTAATATTTTCCTATTTTCCAAAGGTAGCACACAGTTAAGCAGTGTGTTTGAGAATGCATTGTTTGGGAAACGATGCCTTATATGTTGTGACTTAAACTGAAGCCTCATTACAAATTGTTAAATACAGCGTAATCtttttgt from the Xiphophorus maculatus strain JP 163 A chromosome 20, X_maculatus-5.0-male, whole genome shotgun sequence genome contains:
- the LOC102230220 gene encoding ras-related protein Rab-44-like isoform X2: MDASYEGGISTTINPLKSQGEKPQETSKQKKRKIGSSRRIPLNRKRDGERHERDEAEESDFSAKAEMTNLSEMEVVGKVLVNEEVLQGKDVQPQQEASLQQKTPETETGDGLQSSNTSLAFPPEQSASIDLILETPKPDDFTNSQAQICSADTERKRSSLNQPVSSNTGTPGGSLDCTQGDERSPESIEVSQVQDVQEQMPSSMIESIHSQNPGMRNGSPDLTPTNRRRKMGSTRKNLGTRTKQEILEPEKESTDTVLSSGDVTVAIVSGKKETELQLHTEHTDDNIYQEKQNETVEISQFGESLLRALAEEEKTEESSISQTQTAETRRQWNPSELSSSPSNDGTSESAFGGRRKKFGSNRKSGLQQRKPDQNAQNEDEAGGLIEGSALKAAEGEESSGLRKISEVDENGQTPSSSTDILEATGSSKSMRDKTPEKLVHRNIRLDQESGSQLSFGTTSGADKSDGYNVVMIGESCVGKTSFMKRAQSGKFSLDIPASVGLDSCKWTVVVDGKPVVLHLWDTAGQERFHSITRQVYHKAQAFLLMYDITSSQSFSAVSYWANSIQEAAAEDVTVLLLGNKSEHAKRQVKTEQGDILAKEYNFEFMECSAATGENVIEALEAVARMLSQRADLLSEEVTVLHKEPAQRKSSKCC